Below is a window of Enterobacter kobei DNA.
TGCGATGAATTTGGCGCGCTGCTGATTATTGACGAAGTCATGACCGGCTTCCGCGTGGCGCTGGCGGGCGCGCAGTCTTACTACGATGTGGTACCGGATCTGACCTGTCTGGGCAAAATTATCGGTGGCGGTATGCCGGTGGGTGCCTTTGGCGGTCGTCGTGATGTGATGGATGCGCTGGCCCCGACCGGCCCGGTTTATCAGGCGGGTACGCTGTCCGGCAACCCAATTGCCATGGCGGCAGGCTATGCCTGTTTAACGGAAGTCGCGCAGCCAGGCGTGCACGAAACCCTGACCGATCTGACCACCCGTCTGGCGAATGGTCTGCTGGATGCGGCGCAGGAAACAGGCGTGCCGCTGGTCGTGAACCACGTCGGCGGCATGTTCGGTATTTTCTTCACCGACGCAGCCGAAGTGACCTGCTATCAGGATGTGCTGAAATGCGACGTGGAGCGCTTTAAGCGTTTCTTCCATCTGATGCTGGAAGAAGGCATCTACCTGGCACCGTCGGCGTTCGAAGCGGGCTTTATGTCAGTGGCGCACAGCGAAGAAGATATTAATAAGACGATTGACGCGGCGCGTAAGGTGTTTGCGCAGCTGTAATGGTTGTTATTGTGCCCGGCGGCGCAAGCTTGCCGGGCCTACAGAATCGCAGGTCGGGTAAGCGAAGCGCCACCCGACATACCACCGTTTGACCTGTAGGTCGGGTAAGCGAAGCGCCACCCGACATTTCTCACCGGCTTTGCTTTCGCAGCAAATAGATAAAGTACGGCGCGCCGATAAAGGTCGACAGCAGCCCGGCCGGGATCTGGTACGGGAACATGATCATCCTTCCACACCAGTCCGCGAACACCAGCAGTAATCCCCCCGTTAAGGCAGACATCACCATATGCGGCATCGTGCGGCGGAACCCCATCATGCGTGCGATATGCGGTGCCATCAGACCAACAAAACTCAGCGGGCCGATGGTCATGGTCGCGGCAGCGGTCAGACAGGATGCCAGCAACAACAGTCCTACGCGAGACGGCGTGAGCGCCACACCCACCGCACGGGCCGTTTCACCGCCGAGCGGCAAAATGGTCAACAAGCGACGGCACAGCGGCGTGAGGGCCAGCAGCACGACAGTGGCGGCCATCGCCCACTTCACCTGTTGCATCGTCGCGTTATAGGTGGAACCTGAGATCCACGTCAGGATCTGCGCCATTCGCGGATCGCCGCTCGCCTGTAACATCATCAACAGCATCGTGAAAGCGGTGCTGAGCGCCATGCCCGCCAGCAGCATCCGGTGCGGCGAGAATCCCCCGCGCCCGGCGGCCAGCATAATGATCATTAGCGTCATTGCCGCCCCCAGACTGCCCGCGGGTAACAACCAACCAAAGGCGTTACCTGGCACAAAGAACAGCATCACCACCACACCGAAGGCCGCCCCGGAGCTGATGCCCAGCACTTCGGGGCTGGCCATCGGATTACCGGTCAGGCGCTGGATAATACAGCCCGCCACCGCCAGCATCACGCCCGCCGTCAGCGCTGCCAGAATACGCGGCGCGCGCCACTGCATCAGTTCATTGAGCAGCGAGCCGCTCGCCCAGTGCCAGCCCTGCGCATCGCGCCCCAGCGACAATGCCGCCGTCATGCCGAGCAGCAGCACGATGACGCCAGCCAGCGCAAACCAGCTCACATGCTGGCGCTCAGTAGCCACGCGATCGCCCCCGTCCATCGACGGCGCACTCATGCTCTTAAGACGCGGCAGCAACCACAGCAGCAGCGGTGCCCCCACCAGCGCCGTCACCGATCCGGTGGAGACTTCCATCCACACGCGCATCAGCCAGAGCACCACCTGATCGGAGAGCCAGAGGATCAGCGCGCCAATCAGCGGTGCAAGCAGCAGCCGCGACAGCAGACGCCGTGCGCCGAGCATTTTCGCCAGCAGCGGCGCGAACAGGCCAATAAAACCGATGATGCCGACCGCGTTGACCAGCAGCGCACTGAGCACAATCGCCAGCATCAGCGCGCCAAGTCTGGCGAGCGACAGCGCAAGGCCCAGGTTACGCGCCACGCCATCATCCAGCCCCATCAGCGTCAGCGGCCGTAACAGCAACAGCGTCAGCAGCACGCCGCCCAGCAGTTGCGGCCACAGGCGCTGCACCACACTCCAGTCGGTCTGCGTCAGTGTACCGGTGCTCCACAGGAACATACTTTGCAGTTGATCGTGGTGAAACAGTACCAGCAGCTGATTGATTGCCCCGCAATACAGGCTGACCACCAGCCCCGCGAGGATCAGCGTCACCGGCGAGAGGCGTTTGCCCCAGGCGACGCCAAACACCAGCGCGCCGACCACGCAGGCCCCGGCCAGCGCGGCAAACTGTGTGGTCATCACGCCCGGCATTGCCCATAGCGTGGTGAGGGTGATCCCCAGCTGCGCGCCGGTAGCGACGCCGAGCGTTGTCGGCTCCGCCAGCGGATTGCGCAGCACCTGCTGGAACAGCACGCCCACCAGCCCCAGCCCTGCCCCCACCAGCAGCGAGATCGCCAGCCGTGGCAGCAGGCTGTAATGGAACAGCATCTGCTCAATCGAATGAATGTCCGGCTGCCAGAACCCCTGCTGCCACTGCGCACGGGGCAACCCGACGTTGAGGTTATTCCACGTCAGCCCAAGGGCGACGATAAACAGCACCCCAAGCAGCGCCGCCGGGAAAGGTGCGATACGACGGCTCATGCCTGGCCTCCCATCACCTTATCCAGCACGCGCACAAAATGCATCGCCGACAGCGTGGCACCGTAGAACCACACCGCGGGCGCGCGGTAAAAACGCCCGGCGCGCACGAAGGGCATCGCCTGCCACAGCGGGGTCGCCATCAGGGTCTGCATCTCCCTCTCGTTACCGTGATCAAAACAGAGCACATCCACGTCTTTAAATTCGCCAAGCCGGTCAATACCGACCGCCGTACTGCCCCAGAAGGTGGTTTCCCCGTGCCAGGCGTTGGGAATGCCGATGGCGTCGAGCGGCTCCTGGAACAGGCAGTTCGGACAGAACACCAGCATATGACGCGCATCCAGCAGCGTGACCATCAGCAATGGCCTGCCGCGCCGCGCCGCAAAGCGTGGTTTCATGGTGTCGATAAAGGCGTCGAACTCCGCGAGATGCGTCCGCGCGGCAGGTTCCCGGCCAATCAACTGCGCCATTTCCTGGAGCGACTGACGCGCCATGGTGAGCGGTTTTTTGCCGTCGCTGAAGGTAAAACCGCGGCCCGGCGCAATGCGTGCCAGCACATCTGCTGACGGGCCATAGCCAGCAGACCAGACCATATATGACGGTTTCATCTGGGTGAGCAGTTCGAGATTTGGCTCGGTGCGCAGGCCAATGTCGATCACCGAGTCGGGCAGCGCCGGTTCGTTGACCCACAGGTTGTAGTTAGGTATATCAGCCACGCCATAAGGCGTGATGCCGAGCGCCAGCAGCAGTTCCACCGGCAGCCACTCAAGGGCGACAATACGGTGCGGATCCACCGCTGCCGCACGGGCGCTGCCCATTTTCAGTAGCAGCGGCGACAGGGCCATGGCCGTCAGCAGGCGGCGACGGCTAAACAGGTTTACGTCAGTCATCAGAGAACAAAGCTCACCGGTGCAGCCCCTGTCGGGTGAGGCAGAATGCCCATCGGGATCCCGTAGATTTTTTCCAGCGTCTCAGCGCGCATTAACGATTCCGGCGTGCCTTCGGCGATCTTCTCCCCACCGCGCAACGCCACCAGAAAATCGCAGTAACGCGCTGCCATATTAATATCATGCAGCACGGCGATCACCGTCAGGCCGCGCTGCTGGCTGAGGCGATGCACCAGCGCCAGCACATCCACCTGATGGGCGATGTCGAGCGCCGAGGTCGGCTCGTCGAGCAACAGGCAACGGCTGTCCTGCGCCACCAGCATGGCGATCCACGCCCGCTGACGCTCGCCGCCAGAGAGGCTGTCCACCAGCCGCTGCGCCAGCGGTTTGAGTCCCACCAGCGCAATGGCCTCATCAACTTTTTCCCGGTCGGCGACGCCAAAACGTCCCAGCGCGCCATGCCAGGGGTAACGCCCAATCGCCACCAGTTCGCGCACCGTCATCCCCTCCGCCTGCGGCAGTTGCTGCGGCAGATAGGCCACCTTGCGCGCAAAGGCTTTGCTGCTCCAGCTTGCCAGCGGTTGCCCGTCCAGCAGTATATCGCCGTCTGACGGCGGCTGGTGGCGGCCAAGCATTTTCAGCAGGGTGGATTTACCGGAGCCGTTATGACCGATAAGCCCGGTCACTTTGCCCACCGGGAAGGTTAACGCCAGCGGATGCAGCAGCGTGCGGCCAGGCACCCGGAAGGCGACATCGGTAAGA
It encodes the following:
- the fhuB gene encoding Fe(3+)-hydroxamate ABC transporter permease FhuB, whose amino-acid sequence is MSRRIAPFPAALLGVLFIVALGLTWNNLNVGLPRAQWQQGFWQPDIHSIEQMLFHYSLLPRLAISLLVGAGLGLVGVLFQQVLRNPLAEPTTLGVATGAQLGITLTTLWAMPGVMTTQFAALAGACVVGALVFGVAWGKRLSPVTLILAGLVVSLYCGAINQLLVLFHHDQLQSMFLWSTGTLTQTDWSVVQRLWPQLLGGVLLTLLLLRPLTLMGLDDGVARNLGLALSLARLGALMLAIVLSALLVNAVGIIGFIGLFAPLLAKMLGARRLLSRLLLAPLIGALILWLSDQVVLWLMRVWMEVSTGSVTALVGAPLLLWLLPRLKSMSAPSMDGGDRVATERQHVSWFALAGVIVLLLGMTAALSLGRDAQGWHWASGSLLNELMQWRAPRILAALTAGVMLAVAGCIIQRLTGNPMASPEVLGISSGAAFGVVVMLFFVPGNAFGWLLPAGSLGAAMTLMIIMLAAGRGGFSPHRMLLAGMALSTAFTMLLMMLQASGDPRMAQILTWISGSTYNATMQQVKWAMAATVVLLALTPLCRRLLTILPLGGETARAVGVALTPSRVGLLLLASCLTAAATMTIGPLSFVGLMAPHIARMMGFRRTMPHMVMSALTGGLLLVFADWCGRMIMFPYQIPAGLLSTFIGAPYFIYLLRKQSR
- the fhuD gene encoding Fe(3+)-hydroxamate ABC transporter substrate-binding protein FhuD — protein: MTDVNLFSRRRLLTAMALSPLLLKMGSARAAAVDPHRIVALEWLPVELLLALGITPYGVADIPNYNLWVNEPALPDSVIDIGLRTEPNLELLTQMKPSYMVWSAGYGPSADVLARIAPGRGFTFSDGKKPLTMARQSLQEMAQLIGREPAARTHLAEFDAFIDTMKPRFAARRGRPLLMVTLLDARHMLVFCPNCLFQEPLDAIGIPNAWHGETTFWGSTAVGIDRLGEFKDVDVLCFDHGNEREMQTLMATPLWQAMPFVRAGRFYRAPAVWFYGATLSAMHFVRVLDKVMGGQA
- the fhuC gene encoding Fe3+-hydroxamate ABC transporter ATP-binding protein FhuC, which encodes MQENNSHPDTTFRLTDVAFRVPGRTLLHPLALTFPVGKVTGLIGHNGSGKSTLLKMLGRHQPPSDGDILLDGQPLASWSSKAFARKVAYLPQQLPQAEGMTVRELVAIGRYPWHGALGRFGVADREKVDEAIALVGLKPLAQRLVDSLSGGERQRAWIAMLVAQDSRCLLLDEPTSALDIAHQVDVLALVHRLSQQRGLTVIAVLHDINMAARYCDFLVALRGGEKIAEGTPESLMRAETLEKIYGIPMGILPHPTGAAPVSFVL